The following are encoded in a window of Colletotrichum lupini chromosome 3, complete sequence genomic DNA:
- a CDS encoding esterase — MSLAMIQIEGGSQETTFRTSDRDSHLDPRVSIQYMLQALWRLRNFSMVTLYHRNSHVLDARVRYAEYLTRITTQGLRNSKSITGAKTVIRTLKQVIEIETGVRIEIPDSQFFILSSPSPRGACHYSALSPHERKPSRLEMASTTQKSAIPSSSLASKFQRLNGSRAIARVLRWNTTWALAECPFCEQPHEHSISFFPSADESLRQPSSNSPYTFRGLEPATMWFFIAPCHTAGYAYRLVFPFEKHDAVRWLSWEIKTSTSEKNEGSHFQCFETIGFRKSGLNALPEFSRLDHRISVTDRFENIKASEKEDCWGCVHDYATCPHFNHDLRIEGTIGSSRLSIEIAHGNRTYVQELLRLGADVNAGDNRGRTPLMEAAFWTRVELVWILLAAGANAQQKNRDGRVAAEFAEENERNNEEREYRHVDYAEKPLKSKSRRRHIRALLGVAPPLQAQVAKSDFANLFQPRLFEPVVAVGGWTGGGSQSPFSGNDYSRLDSNYWAHKTLSFAKRIGFTSTNTTQLLCFVAHKHQLFIENEDDRDRQIRLEILFHYQHMETLTKAEIVTSQKPYPSCLMFMEYLAKRMWLDFVVVVAEEICNGPVIQMPPSRNDNLSGMVYRLRVSWKHLSAGFAVALLSGDPKIELIPIYQIHVFHRNSGKMFSILVPARLSLQPHLPHSAGLGWAEDRRVKLQPLPPPRTNDSSRILNLGKAKVAEDVFRHAQMWTTSPGSEDASFLPVSTAITVLVKRASQTNNTSRSLLTFASKLETKMKFTNTCLLMAASAAAQTTAPAPTATSGSGSLPSVTLDYCTVVATAGNESVGYYKYQNIRYAAVPTGDLRWAKPQAPPVETEVSTGDLASADVACSSAEDCLYVDVWAPADAAGKNLPVMVWTYGGGFTGGSKSENTPEGLFDLSTDFVYVAYNYRLGMTGLANGPTFLHEGGTSNTAIWDVTAAFEWTKKYISNFGGNPDDVTAVGFSAGGSQTLFQMTRFAGHAEQLYNRAYVMSPGFVPGAGHQHAEAFWQNVSTEAGCSGGSLECMRSIDFDTLNTAATTVQDAYDYQFQPRVDGDIIADTYEAQFYQRRFNFSGPVVITHEQHEANGQAYDGVNTTEDVAAYLRIFFPAINDAVVDEILSLYPEDDYTSPGLRFSDMKQHFDLTAHNLALTHAMNNQTWNAMVALDQATHGTDQSYYWYSTYSLSDSTSSTGTTTSNSTTSNSTATSAAASATASSSAGGPPSGGAGGPGGGSTSVNATVAVMMQKYLMSFVLTGNPNTMWPEDKIEWPQYGNSSAAGTQLVFNTTFYLEEDDLANAQAKFWNKALWY; from the exons ATGTCATTAGCCATGATTCAGATCGAAGGAGGCTCGCAGGAAACGACGTTTAGGACCAGTGATAGGGATAGTCACTT AGACCCTAGAGTTTCCATTCAATATATGCTCCAGGCTTTATGGAGACTCCGCAACTTCTCCA TGGTCACATTATATCATCGCAATAGCCATGTCCTGGATGCTCGTGTTCGGTATGCCGAATACCTAACCCGAATCACTACCCAAG GTCTCAGAAACTCAAAATCCATTACGGGA GCCAAAACCGTTATTCGAACATTGAAACAAGTCATCGAGATCGAAACAGGTGTGAGAATTGAGATTCCTGATTCCCAGTTTTTCATTCTCTCTTCCCCAAGTCCTCGCGGCGCATGTCATTATTCAGCCCTCAGCCCGCACGAACGCAAACCATCACGACTTGAAATGGCCTCGACTACACAAAAGTCGGCGATTCCATCATCATCGTTAGCTTCCAAGTTCCAGCGATTAAACGGCTCTCGAGCGATTGCGAGAGTCTTACGATGGAACACGACATGGGCGCTCGCCGAATGCCCTTTCTGCGAGCAACCTCATGAGCATTCAATCAGCTTCTTCCCCAGCGCCGATGAGAGTCTACGCCAGCCTAGTTCAAACAGTCCTTACACCTTTCGAGGATTAGAGCCTGCGACCATGTGGTTCTTTATTGCACCATGCCATACCGCCGGCTACGCATACAGGCTTGTCTTCCCTTTTGAGAAGCACGATGCTGTGAGATGGCTTTCCTGGGAGATCAAGACATCTACTTCCGAAAAGAACGAAGGATCACACTTTCAGTGTTTTGAAACCATTGGTTTCAGAAAATCTGGACTGAACGCTCTGCCTGAGTTCAGCCGTTTGGATCATCGTATCAGCGTGACGGACCGGTTTGAGAACATCA AAGCAAGTGAAAAAGAGGATTGTTGGGGTTGCGTCCACGACTACGCGACTTGCCCTCACTTCAACCACGACCTACGCATTGAAGGAACTATAGGATCTTCGAGGCTATCTATAGAGATAGCTCATGGCAATCGCACATACGTTCAGGAACTCTTACGATTAGGCGCAGACGTCAATGCAGGTGACAACCGAGGCCGTACACCCCTAATGGAGGCAGCTTTCTGGACCCGCGTCGAATTAGTCTGGATACTCCTCGCCGCCGGGGCAAATGCGCAACAGAAAAATCGAGACGGGCGTGTCGCTGCAGAGTTTGCCGAGGAGAATGAGAGAAACAACGAAGAGAGGGAGTATCGACATGTCGACTACGCGGAGAAACCATTGAAGTCAAAGAGTCGTCGAAGACATATCAGGGCACTTCTCGGAGTTGCGCCTCCTTTACAAGCCCAAGTCGCCAAGTCCGATTTCGCAAATTTATTCCAACCCCG ACTATTTGAGCCGGTTGTTGCCGTTGGCGGTTGGACTGGTGGTGGCTCCCAGTCCCCGTTTAGTGGCAACGATTACAGCAGGCTGGACTCCAACTACTGGGCTCACAAGACGCTGAGCTTTGCGAAGAGAATCGGGTTCACTTCGACGAACACGA CTCAGTTGCTTTGCTTCGTCGCGCATAAACATCAGCTGTTTATTGAGAACGAGGATGATCGCGACAGACAGATCAGGCTTGAGATCTTATTCCACTACCAGCACATGGAGACGCTCACTAAAGCGGAGATTGTGACCAGTCAGAAGCCATATCCCAGTTGCCTGATGTTTATGGAATATCTGGCGAAACGGATGTGGCTAGATTTCGTGGTTGTGGTCGCTGAAGAGATT TGTAATGGGCCAGTAATTCAGATGCCACCGAGCAGGAATGATAATTTGAGCGGGATGGTGTATCGACTTCGAGTATCCTGGAAGCATCTCAGTGCCGGTTTCGCGGTTG CACTTTTGTCGGGAGATCCGAAGATTGAATTGATACCCATTTATCAGATCCACGTTTTTCATCGTAACTCGGGAA AGATGTTCTCGATATTAGTTCCGGCCCGTCTCTCGCTTCAACCCCACCTCCCACACTCCGCCGGGCTTGGCTGGGCTGAAGATCGGCGCGTCAAGCTTCAACCTTTGCCGCCCCCAAGGACCAACGACTCTTCTCGAATCCTGAACCTGGGGAAAGCAAAGGTCGCCGAGGACGTGTTTAGACAT GCTCAGATGTGGACAACGTCACCCGGCTCGGAGGACGCGTCCTTCTTACCGGTTAGCACGGCGATCACCGTCTTGGTGAAAA GAGCATCGCAAACCAACAACACATCCCGATCGCTGCTCACCTTCGCTTCAAAGCTTGAAACCAAGATGAAGTTCACAAACACCTGCCTGCTGATGGCAGCTTCGGCCGCGGCCCAGACTACCGCCCCAGCCCCGACAGCAACCTCCGGCTCCGGATCCCTCCCGTCTGTGACCCTCGACTACTGTACCGTCGTCGCCACCGCCGGCAACGAGTCCGTCGGCTACTACAAGTACCAAAACATCCGCTACGCCGCCGTTCCCACCGGCGACCTTCGATGGGCCAAGCCCCAAGCGCCCCCCGTCGAGACGGAAGTCAGCACTGGTGACCTGGCCTCGGCCGATGTCGCCTGCAGCTCCGCCGAGGACTGCCTTTACGTCGATGTCTGGGCTCCCGCCGATGCTGCGGGCAAGAACCTCCCCGTGATGGTGTGGACCTACGGTGGTGGCTTCACTGGCGGAAGCAAGTCTGAGAACACTCCGGAGGGTCTCTTTGACCTTTCCACCGACTTCGTCTACGTCGCGTACAACTACCGTCTCGGTATGACTGGCCTTGCCAACGGTCCTACCTTCTTGCACGAGGGTGGTACTTCCAACACCGCAATCTGGGATGTCACGGCCGCTTTCGAGTGGACCAAGAAGTACATTAGCAACTTTGGCGGTAACCCCGACGATGTCACCGCCGTGGGCTTCTCTGCCGGCGGCTCCCAGACTCTCTTCCAGATGACT CGCTTCGCTGGCCACGCCGAACAGCTCTACAACCGCGCCTACGTCATGTCTCCCGGCTTCGTCCCCGGCGCCGGCCACCAGCACGCCGAAGCCTTCTGGCAAAACGTCTCCACCGAGGCCGGCTGCTCCGGCGGCAGCCTCGAGTGCATGCGCTCCATCGACTTCGATACCCTCAACACGGCCGCCACCACGGTCCAGGACGCCTACGACTACCAGTTCCAGCCCCGCGTCGACGGCGACATCATCGCTGACACCTATGAGGCCCAGTTCTACCAGCGCCGCTTCAACTTCTCCGGCCCCGTCGTCATCACCCACGAGCAGCACGAGGCCAACGGCCAGGCCTACGACGGCGTGAACACCACCGAGGATGTCGCTGCTTATCTCCGCATCTTCTTCCCCGCCATCAACGATGCCGTTGTCGACGAGATCCTGTCGCTTTACCCCGAAGATGACTACACCTCCCCTGGTCTGCGCTTCTCCGACATGAAGCAGCACTTTGATCTGACTGCCCATAACCTGGCTCTGACCCACGCCATGAACAACCAGACCTGGAACGCAATGGTTGCGCTTGATCAGGCCACTCACGGCACTGACCAGAGCTACTACT GGTACAGCACCTACTCCCTATCCGACTCCACCTCCAGCACCGGCACCACCACGTCCAACTCCACCACCTCTAACTCAACCGCTACCTCCGCCGCCGCTTCGGCAACCGCTTCCTCTAGCGCAGGTGGCCCTCCCTCCGGTGGTGCCGGCGGACCCGGCGGTGGCTCTACCTCCGTCAATGCCACTGTCGCCGTCATGATGCAGAAGTACCTCATGTCCTTCGTCCTGACCGGCAACCCCAACACCATGTGGCCCGAGGACAAGATTGAGTGGCCCCAGTACGGCAACAGCTCTGCTGCCGGCACCCAGCTCGTCTTCAACACCACCTTCTACCTTGAGGAGGACGACCTGGCGAATGCCCAGGCCAAGTTCTGGAACAAGGCTCTTTGGTACTGA